From the Actinomycetota bacterium genome, the window CAAGAAGACCAAGACGCGAGTGACAGCAAAGACCCTTCACAAGTACCTCGGTCCACCCAAGTTCACCTTCGGACTCGCCGAGGAGAAGGATCAGATCGGTGTAGCTACAGGACTCGTATGGACCGAGGTCGGTGGCGATGTCATCTTCATCGAGTCGACGAAGATGAAAGGCAAAGGCGGGCTCATCTTGACGGGTCAGCTTGGGGACGTGATGCGCGAATCGGCGCAAGCCGCGCTCTCTTACATCCGGACGCGAGCACCCGAGCTGGGCTTGGAGTCGGATTTCGCGGAAGAGTTCGACATGCACATCCACGTGCCGGCCGCTGCTATCCCTAAAGACGGACCTTCGGCGGGTATAACGATGGCCACCTCGCTCGCATCATGCTTGATGGGATGTCCGGTGCGCCGCGATATCGCGATGACTGGCGAGATCACTTTGCGTGGACAGGTGTTGCCAGTGGGTGGGATCAAGGAGAAGCTTCTGGCCGCTCACAGGGCGGGAGTCAAAACGGTGCTCATACCGCATGGCAGCGTTCGTGACCTAGACCTGTTGCCGGCTCCAATCAAAGAAGAGCTCGACATAATCGCGGTCAAGACGATGGACGAGGTTCTCGAGCGAGCGTTGGTCGCCGATTGCTCAGCCGGAATCAGCTCCAAAAAGCGCCGCAGTAGGTGACAGCCGCTATCTGGCGAAGCTGCTGGCGTTGGCGGGCGGTACGTTCTCGCCCCAGTCGATGCGGTTGTTGTCACGCCAGTCGATGACATGCCAGACCTCGTGCTCGATGATCCTCTCAAGCGATGCAGTGTGCGTCCTGCTGATGACGATCCGCCCGCTCTGGAAATAGGCGATCGCCTGGAAGCCTCGCGCATTGCCATACTCGACGGTCACACCGCGAAGGATCGGGTAGCGAGCTTTGAACGAGGCCAGAATCGCCTGCGCTCGGTCATCTGAGGAGCCGATCGCGGCTGTCCCAGGAGCAGGAGCGCTCCTTCTTGCCGAGGCGACCGCTCCTGCCTGCGGTCGGTCGAGTTGGAGAGGCACCTTCTCAGCGGTTGCTGGTGGGTTGGTCTCGGTGAATCCTGCCGTAAGTCCGGCTGCGGCGGGGGCTGAGGACAGCGCTGCAACGGCGGATGCCGATCCAGCCAGCAACAGAACGGCAGCCATCACTGCGGCTACCTGCAGGATCGTTCTTTTCGAGTTCAGTCGCACTTCGACACTCCTTCTTCCCAGCCCAAAAGCTTTCGGTTTGCGGGCTGCTTGGGCCGGATGGCCTTCACTGCATATATCGGAATTTCGGCGCGCGACATTAGCCCGACCCCCCGAACGGGCCTAGGGTGTAAACTCAATGTCATGAAAAGCGACCTCGAACAGGCAGCGGGATCGGCGACACAGAATCGGGCGAGGATCCGTGTGATTGCCCTGGCGGCTAGCAACGTGCTGCTGGGATTTTCCGCGGGACTACTGCTCTACTACCTGCTGACAGACGTCTTGAACCGCTTCGAGCAATGGGAGCTGCAGGCCGAGTTCCCCGCAAGGGCAGACACCCTTCCGGTCCCTGACCCCTCACCCGCCGACCCCATCGATCTTGTCGGTTGGGATGAGCAGGACCTGCGCTTTTGGACAGAGCAAGCCGAAGGGGCTTCGTTCGGGCGCTTGATCATCGAGCGGATTGATCTCGACCAGGTGGTAGTCAAAGGCCACTCTCGTGATGTGCTCCGGCGAGGACCGGGGTGGATAGATTACACTGACGTTCCAGGCGAGACCGGCAACGTAGGCATAGCTGGCCATAGGACTACTTTCGGCGCACCGTTCAGACGACTGGACGAAGTCCGGGTAGGGGACATCCTCGAGTTGCAATCGCCGTACAGAAGCTATAGGTACAGCGTCGCCGAGGTGTTCAGGGTCACCCCTGACAGAGTGGATGTGATGCGCCCAACGGATGAGCCGACGCTCACCCTCTCGGCATGCGATCCGCCGTTCAGCGCAGATTACAGGTTGATTGTGCAGGCACGGCTGGTAGAAGTGACGAAGTTCTAGGGTACGAAGACAGGAGATGTGGATGCGGGTATTGGTGACGGGCGGCGCCGGATTCATCGGATCGCACCTGGTCGATGCATTGGTTGAGGAGCACGATGTCGCGGTTGTGGACGATCTGTCGACCGGGAATCGCGCCAATCTGAGCGAGGCAGCAAGATTCACGGAGCTAAGCATCCTCGACCCCCGGTTCGAGGCGGTTGTCGTCGACTTCAAGACCGACGCCATAGTCCATCTCGCAGCCCAGACGAGCGTCGGCGTATCGATTGAGGACCCGGTCGCGGATTGGCAGCTCAACGTCGAAGGTACTCGCCGAGTGGCGTTGGCGGCGCTCGCTGCAGGTACCCGGACGGTACTTTCGGCCTCCTCGGCGGCTGTCTATGGCGATCCGACCTCGATGCCGCTACAGGAGGTCAGCCACAAGCGTCCTATGAGCCCCTACGGCAAGTCGAAGCTCGCCGCCGAAGAGATCCTTGCGGGAGAGCTGGCCGATACGAGCGTGGACTTTGCGAGTCTTCGCTTCGCGAATGTGTACGGCCCCAGGCAGAGCAGCGAGGGCGAGGGGGGAGTGGTGGCCATTTTCGCCGCCAAGATCGCTGCCGGCGACCCGATCGTGGTGTACGGCGATGGACATCAGACTCGCGACTTCATCTACGTCAAGGACGTGGTGTCAGGGATCTTGTTCGCCCTAGCATCCCAGCCGGTGCTCAGGGAAGGCGGAGGCGCTGGCTCGGCATACAATATATCCACCGGGACCGAGACGAGCGTTTCGGACATGATCGAAATCATGGCGGTTCGTTCGGCCACGCCAGTACAGGTGCTCTACGAGCCTCCACGGCCGGGTGATATCAGGAGCAGCTATCTGGATTCCGAGAAAGCGCGGCAGGTTTTCGGCTGGAGTGCGCATATCCCGCTAGCGGAGGGGATTGCTGCGACGCTGGACTGGTACGCTGCGAGACGGAGGCTCGAGGATGGCCGAGAAAGTACCTGAGGCTCCCGACCTAGAGGGAATCTACGCAGCCAAGATACACGCCGATTTGATGGAGGCGGAGCAGATACTGGGGTTGGCCGGAGACGGATACTTCGCCGGCTCAATGTTTGCTCAGGTCATGCTCGCGAAGGGGATTCCGGGACCCGCAGAATCAGCGGGCGGGAGTCCGCTCAGCGGAGCCGACGGGGAGGCTATCGGCAAAGCATTGACTGCGCTGGGATTCGATGCGGCAAAAAGCTTCAAGACGCTGACACGGCCATTCGGGAGCGCCCATCCGGACGACGCCGTGGCCTCAAGACTGAGATTGCAGATCGAGGCTGTCGACCCATTCTGGATCATTGCGCTCGATCGCATCGCTGCGGCAGATGTGGCGCTAGCACTTGGAATTGATGTGCCGGATTTCGG encodes:
- a CDS encoding NAD-dependent epimerase/dehydratase family protein; protein product: MRVLVTGGAGFIGSHLVDALVEEHDVAVVDDLSTGNRANLSEAARFTELSILDPRFEAVVVDFKTDAIVHLAAQTSVGVSIEDPVADWQLNVEGTRRVALAALAAGTRTVLSASSAAVYGDPTSMPLQEVSHKRPMSPYGKSKLAAEEILAGELADTSVDFASLRFANVYGPRQSSEGEGGVVAIFAAKIAAGDPIVVYGDGHQTRDFIYVKDVVSGILFALASQPVLREGGGAGSAYNISTGTETSVSDMIEIMAVRSATPVQVLYEPPRPGDIRSSYLDSEKARQVFGWSAHIPLAEGIAATLDWYAARRRLEDGREST
- a CDS encoding class E sortase — its product is MKSDLEQAAGSATQNRARIRVIALAASNVLLGFSAGLLLYYLLTDVLNRFEQWELQAEFPARADTLPVPDPSPADPIDLVGWDEQDLRFWTEQAEGASFGRLIIERIDLDQVVVKGHSRDVLRRGPGWIDYTDVPGETGNVGIAGHRTTFGAPFRRLDEVRVGDILELQSPYRSYRYSVAEVFRVTPDRVDVMRPTDEPTLTLSACDPPFSADYRLIVQARLVEVTKF